Below is a genomic region from Raphanus sativus cultivar WK10039 chromosome 4, ASM80110v3, whole genome shotgun sequence.
AAAAAAGTTTTAAGAGAATCGTATAGAAACTTTTGTATTTAATGAAACTTGGTTAAGTTTTAGACAGCTGCTGTTTTGATATAAGAGttacttttcctttttaatcaaaatttttgaCTATATTAGGATAGAAAACATATGatattgaataaaatataaaatatgtaagtttattgaatctgaaatttgaagtgatttgattttcaatgagtttttagatgattgcaggagaattagagaatttggtgtgatttttgttaaaacactatAGAATCTTATTTAAAACCGTgggatttgaatttttatttttataactaaagaaCTCCCTTCAAACagtttataaacatttaaagCACTCTAAAATCTCTAACTTAAGTTTTGTTcgataacagtggatttcagagtattttataaaatgtcaagtttaataacactgaattttaaagtattttttaaaatcaacatttgaataacagtgtatttgttattttaatacaaatcacttcaaatcttTAATTGAATACATCCTCTAAATGTCTTACTATTATAGTATCTTGATATTacttttatgcttaattaaaataattacataaatgCATTGTCTTCTCGGGAACCGAACTGTTCAGGCTGGAAAAATCTTTAGctgaataattttataatagacTTTGATTTGGTTTAGATCAGTTTGGATtttattggtttggtttgactCATTAATACTATAATTGATAACTTTTGTTCATGGAGTAAGATAATAGACTAGTCCTataaaagaagaacaaaatctCAACCACAAGACTTAGATATATAAAGTTTAGAACCGAATTATTTGATCATACTACAATGTATGGGGCATCAAAAAAATAAAGGTTTTATacctatacaaaaaaataaaggcataaaaaaaataaaggttGTCTGTTGGTGGAGCAATAGAAGTGAACGCTCCCTTCCCCTTTACGCCAATAGAGTGGGCGTTGTTGATTTCTCCATTATGCTTATTTCTAGATTTGGTTGCAGGTTTTTCTTGTCAAAGGTTTTCACTGTCTTTCACCTTTGTGTTTGTTTAGTGTTAAGAAGTGTTGGAGTATGAGtagtttgtttatgttttagttGTATTGTTTCCCTGTCTCTTAGGGCTTAGTCTCCGGGGAAGCTTGTTTCCTCCGGCTCAGGTTCCGGCTTTGTATCCATCTATGTTTCAATCAAAGTGTTTCAAAGCGAAAAAAAAGTGCCTTTCCGGATTTGAATGAATCCTTAAGCATATTGACAAATTGTGTAATATATTAATACGTATGGTGCGAAGTTGGGCCGAGAGGGTTAATAATAATTGGTCGCATTTTCAGCAGACTCCAATCAACTAGCCCATATCAGCTCTGTTCTTTTACAAGACGTTGCGTCAGCAGCCAGCGACCAAACTTGTAACTGTTTTCTTGTTCACGCAAGTGGAGAGTAACACCGGGCAGTGGTGATTTTGCCTCTCAAAAGTAATCGCAGCGACTATTCTTACGCCGCTATTTTTTACAGCGACACAAACGGCACCGGAATTCCTTGCGAAAGTGATCGCAGCGgcaacataattattttttttgtttatttcgaCGTTCAGTTTTGGATCGCTGAAGTTGATCGCATCGTTTGGATAACGCACAGGGCCATCATAGATTAGGACATGGtcatgtgattttttttgttgacatgTCACCGAACGAAATTTGACGGATACCAATAAGAATTATGACCGTTGGAAACTTGTCAAAAATCAAATGCTTGGATCAAACGTTGGAAACACGTTAGCGTTCGCATCCACAAGGAGACCAAGTCCTAGTCCACGACGTTGCCTCATACATTCATATAATACTAGTAGTGTCACACATCATCTTTTGGtatttacaaacaaaaagaaaagcaatCAACCAAAACAGAAATGGTTTCTTTTCTACATCAATATTTAAAAGTTCAGTTTAATTAAGTTCTGTAAAGTTAATATTTTGTCTTCTTCCAAGTTCCATTTCCTAGAGTTTCATTCGTAGTACTCAAACCTGAATTTATAGCTGGACCAAATCTGGCATCAACATCATCAGCTACTATATTTACAAGCATATACATAACAAAATTGTAGCCAAACCTAGTTTTTAAGTGTAAGTATTAAGTATATATACTGCCCGGTTTCCAATATGAGATATCAAACAAAGTCACACATCGGATATTAGACAAaagaaagtctaatatataaagaagagttgaactctaattagtacgaaaCCTTTTGGGAtgaaaaccaaaagtaaattcaTGCGGACTTGCCATTAAGatccaaagtggacaatatcgtactaatcacACAAGATAGAGTTGGACACGGAGTTTCGcaatcccaacaattggtatcagagcggttcGACGAAGATCTGCAAGAAAACCAAAATACCTTTTAAGTAAGAACGGGATCCTTTAAAGTGAAAGAGGAGATCAATGGCATAATCGCCAGAAGATCATGAAACCTGTGCTGTTGTGGGACAAATATCTTCAAAGGAATGAAAGATGTTATGGAAGATACATTCTCAAAGGAAATCCTGCGATTACTAGTACAAGGTGGTGCCGAGATGATCCGCTAAAGAAAATACACAAGAGATGAATTGTGGTCCTTAGTTTGAGGGGGAAAATATGAGATATCAAACAAAGTCCAACATCGAATATTAGacaaaagaaaatctaatatataaagaggaGTTCAACTTTAATTAGTACGAAACATTTTGtgatggaaaccaaaagtaaattcaTGCGGGTTTGCCACTAAAACCCAAAGtagacaatatcgtactaatcagataaaatagagttggacatgggctcaCACAATCCCAACATCCAATACTTCACCAACCACATCATCTTTATACCTTTGTGTATGCATAATTAAATCGTAATTTATacccccttttttttttgctaaattatgGCTGCTGGGTGCTGGGTGCTGGGTGCTGGGTGCTGGCTGCTGCATATTATTAGGTGTACTTATTTATGTTGATGGCTAGTAAGTAAGTCTTAAAATATTACCCAGCTTATATATACTTTCAATTACCTGGATTAGTAAAGTAAACTAATATTATTGGTTAACTTTTATACAGTTAGAATACTTTTAAAAAACTCGATTGACACGCCATATAGCCGATGGATTGCACACATCTTGACAAATATATAGATTCAAAAGGTGTTTAATGTCGATCATGGATAATATTCTTTACGCAAATGGTCATAGTGGACTCGTCTTTGTACAAAGTATTGaagtaagtaaaaaaaaaaaaaaaaaaaaaaaaagtattgaaGTAATGAAAAAAGAGAATCTTAAGATACAAAATGAGGATGAGGGCAAAATCATGGCATGTTCTGATGTCCTTATCCACCTTTCATATTCAACATTGTAGAGTTAATGGTTTGGTCAAAATCATGTCATGTTTGAATGGAAGTTTGAAATTTGGGGGACAAAATCTCATGTTTCTAACCAATCCCATATGGCCTTGTGTCCTTGTCTAACATTATTGGTCCAGTTTCACATTTCAAGCCATTATATTATTGTTACCATCTTCTCTACGTTAACTCATTGTAGTACTTTTTGTTAGTCGCCTGAAAATTCTTCCAAAGTCTACTGTTTTTGGCTTGTCTCCCGAAGaaggtttttaaattttcaaggTTACTTAAAGCCAAACCCTTAAAACTGCAAGATTCATGcatcaaattttgtttttaactttaagtaaaaaaaaatgtttttgaacaaaaataccAGCTATATATAAGAAGAATGGAATAATTGGTGGAGTGACtggtttttagttatttttctgtaagaaaaaaaaaacgcaaaaatttagtcaaaaaaagaaaaaaaaagatctactTGAATATGttcttaaaacaatttttttctccaCATTTGCTTCAAAATGGTTAAAATTGCTATTTTCAAATAAAACCACATTAGTCTTTCAATTGAAAAACTATTAACCTGTCCATAAAAAGATTTCACTCCCGATTAAGAATGAAACTCTATCTTTATaccaaattaataaattaatatgtgTTCGAAGATACTAAGACAATTTATTAACCGtctcttatttttgtttttttttcctctaagctcttatataagataattttcTGTTGAATttcacattttataaaatagtttgtattttaaaaaattataactagaaaaaactatctataaattaaaagtctaaatctaaaaaattctaaaaaccAAAGTTACAATTATAAATGTTCAACTTTcaaatttacatattatttttaactactaatcatataaatgaaaatctaataattctttaatatttcatttgcataaaaaattgatgtttcaggttttccacatatattaaaaataaatatttatttatttgtgaattttttacattgttttttttgttttctaataaaTACTCAACcattcataattttataatataaaacagaatGTATTAACTAAGGTCTCAAACATCAATCTTTTAAATACAAACGAAAattctgaaatatattttaaataggtATATTATAagctaataaaatttaaacttaaattgaataataactatataatttaagttgaacaaagaaaactataattatatatattttcttaaaaggGATCGTATAGCTTTCCTCACACCATCCATCTGTCTCCAAGTTGTCTTGGGACTATGCAGATACATATATCTGCTTCCCATAGCTGATTGAGAAATTTCCATACATATCAATTGccacaaaccaaaaaaaaaaaaaaactgaaaacttTTTTTCTCAAATCGATCCAAAAGCCTTCGTCTTTCCTCAACGTTTTCATATTCCTTTCTGGGTTTGGGTTCTTTTGTTTCATCgaccgtttttttttttttgactgattCATCGACCGTTTTTGTTTCATTGGTTCTGCAGAAAAGGTCTAACCTTTTATGTTTGGAGATTTAGAggacatattattattttgtagtcTCTGTGTGTGTTTTTGATTCTTTCTTTTGTGATTGTGCCCATAGCTCAGGGCTGAGTTTTGTCTTCTTGGAAGCTTAGAAAAAAAGCCTATATGGTGAGCCTCGATTCACTTCGTTGCTCTTCATTGTTTCATAGATGTCttacattgttttgttttgtatgatTTTGATTTCCTGTTAAATAGGGAGGAGCACCAGCTTTCTTTGTGGATCATCTGGAGAATGGACACACTAATGGCGATTCATCAGTTGAAATTGGAGATCGATCCGTAAGCCTCTCAAGTTTGATGTTTTGGAATTTTGAAATTGATTATTTGATTCAacatatcttttctttttgcagtATGTGATTGGTGGAAGTCATGAAGGGAACCCATTGTTCCTTGGAGTTCAGATTCATGACAAAATCACTAACAAGTGGTACGTGTTACATCTTGTTCTATTAGTTTCCTCTTCCATTAATGTCAAATATGAAGGAGTTGGTGTGTGTTTCAGGTCTAGTCCTACTGTTCTTGGAACAGGCCCTAAACCCTGCAAGGCTTACTCTGCCTTTGTTCTTAAACAAGGCCGGATCTTGTTTATCAAAAAAGGCTCAGCTTCCGACGACTCTATATGGTTCCTTGAGGTTAGCATCTGGAGACATCAGTGTTAACATACGAATATAATCTTGTCTGTTTGTTTTCTCATGTCTCTCTGGACATTGACTTAGGTGGATAGTCCTTTTGTCCGGGAACAAAGGAAACTCTTAGGGAAAGAGGTTGTTGCTTGGAGCAAAGGAGTGAGAGGAAACGCAGAGAAGCCTATTGTCATAAGCGGTCCTTCCGGAGTCGGCAAAGGAACGCTTATAACAATGCTCATGAAAGAGTTTCCTTCCATGTTCGGATTCTCTGTGAGCCACACAACTCGTTCTCCCAGGTGCATGGAGAAGAACGGTGTTCACTACCATTTCACTGATAAAAATGTGATGGAGAAAGAGATTAACGACGGGAAGTTTCTTGAGTTTGCTTCTGTTCATGGTAATCTGTACGGAACTAGTATTGAATCCGTTGAGGTTGTAACAGATTCAGGAAAGGTAATTGAAAAGATCATCATCTCTGTTTCATGTTACTGATCTTTAAAATGatcatttttgttgttgttgtgtgtaGAGATGTATACTTGACATTGATGTTCAAGGAGCGAGGTCTGTGAAGGCGAGTTCTCTTGATGCGATGTTTATATTCGTGTGCCCTCCTTCAATGAAGGAGCTTGAAGATCGGCTCCGTGCCCGGTAAAAGAAACTCAGACTTTTACCGTATGAGTTGTTGAGATTCGTATCCTCAAGTTTCAAATGCTGTGAAAAACAGAGGAACTGAAACAGAGGAGCAGATCCAAAAGCGGCTTAGAAACGCTGAAGCGGAGATTAAAGCTGGGAAATCCTCAGGCATTTTTGGTCATATCTTGTATAATGACAACCTTGATGAATGCTACAAGAGCCTTAAGGTGACTTATCTTGACTTTTGCTTAGAAAAGAATCCTCTTTAAGCAGCTTGGTGATTGAATAACAATGGATCTCTGTTTCAGAATCTCTTGGGGATAGACAATGACACTCCGGTGAATGGTGTAGAAggtaataaaaccaaaaatcaatGTATATACTAATTAGGTTGAAAAGTAATCTTAATGGATTGTTTGATTAAAAGCAGTAGAAGGGATCAATCTTCCAAAGGAGCATACAGTAACAAAGATGGAAGATAAGATTTTGATTCAAGAAACAGGAGAAGCAGCTAAGAACATGTACACATGATGACTAAAGTTCTTGATTTATTTGCATCTCtctatagagttttttttttgttgttaatgAAACGGTCTTTTGGTGAAGCAGGATCGTGTTGGATTTATCTTCAATTAATGGAGGAGCACCGGGAAGAACAAGAGGGATCGGTTTGGGGACGTTGAAGTCCAGCTAACAAAGAGGGAAACATTTCgtgttgttttttattcttctgTTTACTGAAAAGACTTAGAGGTTGAAAGGTTTACTAGATAGgcactgatgatgatgattattaTGATTATGATGATTCAAACAAAGACATGATCTCTTTTgagtgatatttttttttgttccttttacTGGTATAAAGTTTTTGTTTACTCAAATCTTGTAAGAATCTCTATTCTTTGTTGGTATTATTATCAGGACATATATTAAGTATCAGAAGGTTGAAAGCACtgcaagtgtttttttttaatgagatTCCTCATCACTAGACACTAGCGTTTAGTATTTGTACATGACTCAAGAAACAGTTAGTGCCAGTTTACAGTTGAAATCAATCAGCCAATCAATTTGCTGAAAAGCATCtaaataagagaaaaagaaagacaaaagcTATTAAAATGAGAGAGAGCAACTTGTGGGACTTTGGAAAATGAGAGAGAGCAACTTGTGGGACTTTGGAATCTAAATGGGTCCTCGAAAGATTGAGACTTGGATAAGATTCGTCGGTCCAAAAGTCGGTGACTGTGAAATGAAGGCAGGTTCGTTGTATACCCTACCCAAGCGTTACTTTACTTGACGAAGACGACACCCATGATCCATTCCTGCTCCACCACACACTTGTCAAGTGTCACTCTGTGATCTGTAATACCAAATTGACAAGCGTGGCTCTCACATGCAGTTAAAAGTATCTTTCTTGGGCCAACCCAACAACATTTCATCTGGGTCAAGTGAGCCAGATAGTTAAACTTGGTACTACAATTCAAAGTTTGTGGGGGCTCTGAGTCCAGAAATAGTTAACCTTGGGAGGCCAAGCCTCTAAAGATGTTAACCAATTAGTCATGTCGGTTTTTTTCTCTCCTCTCCTATATAATCCTATCTATCTCCACATATGAGCCATTTAAAATCAGCAACTAACCAAACCATGAAAGATCTAACTAAGATATATTCTTCTGAGCAAGAGTGTATCTATCTATATTCTATACCAAACAACTTGGATCGGCTATggcaaaaaaaatcaattgcCACTACTAACTGAACCTATATGCCAGCACTGTTTATTTGCTTGAATCAGATAGGTTGACAAATCTATAAACAGTAACATAGCTAAGCAACAGAACAACTTATTGTATCCAAAAACGTAAACTTTCAAGACTAAGAAAAATCATACAACCAAAAGAGCTGCCAACAAAAATGTTTTCTAAGACTCATGATAGCTTTCTCTATCCCAAAACGTAAACTTTAAAGACATAATCATAGAACCACAAGAGCTGCCAACAAAATGTTTAGAGTCTCATAAGACAATCATGGGCATTCTCACTTGATTTTGGATCACCCAGTAATCATAGTACCAGCTCCTTCATCAGACATAATCTCATGAAGCAGAGAATGCTGTCTCCTCCCATCAATAATACTAGCTGTCTTCACTCCCTGTGCAAGAGACCTTATACAACACTTCACCTTAGGAATCATCCCACCACCAACTTTCCCATCTTCAATCATCTTCTTCACTCCCTTTATATCAATCTCCTTCACCAAGCTCCCCACATCCTCTCTATCCTCCAATATCCCGGCCACATCCGTCAACAGAATCAGCTTCTCAGCTCCAAGCGCCGCCGCGAGCTCCCCCGCCACCGTATCCGCATTGATGTTATAAGCCTGTCCAGCCTCATCAGCAGCCACGGATGCAATCACCGGAATGTAACCGGAACCAACGAGCGGACGCAGCACGCTCGGATCAACCCTCGCGACTTCTCCGACAAAACCTAACTGATCCGAGTTAGGAACCGGCCTCGCGGTGAGAAGACGACCGTCGTGTCCCGACAGCCCCACCGCTGTGGCTCCGGCGGCGTTGATCAGAGAAACGAGATTCTTGTTCACTTTTCCGACGAGAACCATGGAGACGATCTCCATCGTGGTGGCGTCGGTGACGCGGAGCCCGTCACGGAACTCGGCAGGGATGTTGAGCTGTTTCAGGTAGCGGTTGATGTCGGGACCTCCGCCGTGGACGAGGATGGGTCGGAGACCGACGCACGCGAGGAGGACGAGGTCGCTTACGACGGAGGCTTTGAGCTCCGGGGAGGTCATGGCCGCGCCGCCGTACTTGACGACGATGGTTTTGCCTCGGAATTTTTGGATGAAGGGTAGGGACTCGGAGAGGATCTCGAATCTGTAGTCCGGTGAAGGTGAGTTTGGAGGCGGTGACGATACGGCGGCGTTTATGGATAAACGGTGATGATTGTTGCGAGGTGGGAAGCGAAGGGATGGAGATTTGGGGGTTAGGGGTTTGAGAGGGTTGGAGATGGAGAGGGAGAAGGATTTAGGCGGTGTGTTGGATGTGACGGTGGCCATATCTCTGAGTGAATCGCACCGGAGGAGGAGGACGCGGCGGCGATAATACTGAAGCGAGAGAGTCTCTCAGTTCACTCTATACGAGCCACTAATTATTGTCCACGTGTACTTTAGCTTCAGACACTTACGAGTGCCTTACGACGTCTTAAAGCATAGCTAGAAACGACGCCGTGTGTATGTATCTCAGATTCTCAGGTTTACCTAAACTATTCAATGGTATATGTGGCAGTCAAACAGTAAATGTACCAATAATAATTCCCCACGTGGATTTAGAATCAAAGACTCCGCCTTGGTTCTAGTCATTTACGACGTCGTAAAGCGTAACTATAAATGACGCCGTGTGCTTGAACCGCAAGTCCGCAACAACCGTCGTTTAGTATTGCTGTTGTATGTCTGTCGTGCTGATCTTGTTTTTCAGACCTGCATTAAcgggctgactggttttcccgttaccacccgcaaacgcagattttgcggttcatagcggttgttggcatttcgaaacaatcacagaaaacgctacaaatcgcttcaaaccgctccgaacctcttaaaattaaaagctggttccagctagcgtttgcggttgcgggatggtaaattttttttttaaaacagaataaataaaaataatactaaaaatatccaataaaaattttcaattgaaataatagaaattgtaaaatgtattcatattatatttcaatttatattataaaaattcaaaactaaaatattttctataaatttttaaaattgaataatatgattttataaatataaattttatatttatcatattattatgattttaatattttttataattacataaaatgtaaatattgttaaattattatttaacagatgttgcatttggtagtttaccagtcataagagtcccacAAACGCAATAATTTCTAAcagttgtaccagtcgtacaaatctctagaaaacgcttaaaaccacAACCATctgcacccgcaaactcccgcaaccgcaaccgcaaccgctgcggttacaccagtcaggccctaaatCCTATCCTGATTCTGTAGGTATTGATACGTCAAGTAACTCTGCCCTAAGTTACATGATTCATTGTTTAATTGAAGACAAAACTGACTGCTTATCTATCCTGAAGCCGAAAACTGAACACTAAATTGGTGAAAAGCCCATTCCTATTCCATTTCGTCTATGCATGCCAAACGTTATTATCAGTACTTCTCAAATGCTCCCTGAGTCTGCAAAGAAGATGTTTTGCCCGAAAAGTTCTTCCACGGTTCCACCTCTTGTTAATTCATTTCCTCAAAGTACTTTTTGACTGCTTGCACTCATTTTGAATTCCGTTAAATCTGTTTGTAACTTGTTTTAATCTAATGCAGTTCATACCTGCGCTTTGAGGTTCGAGCAGATTGTATACAGGTCCTATTCCTGTCATATACcatcta
It encodes:
- the LOC130494580 gene encoding guanylate kinase 2-like isoform X1, whose amino-acid sequence is MGGAPAFFVDHLENGHTNGDSSVEIGDRSYVIGGSHEGNPLFLGVQIHDKITNKWSSPTVLGTGPKPCKAYSAFVLKQGRILFIKKGSASDDSIWFLEVDSPFVREQRKLLGKEVVAWSKGVRGNAEKPIVISGPSGVGKGTLITMLMKEFPSMFGFSVSHTTRSPRCMEKNGVHYHFTDKNVMEKEINDGKFLEFASVHGNLYGTSIESVEVVTDSGKRCILDIDVQGARSVKASSLDAMFIFVCPPSMKELEDRLRARGTETEEQIQKRLRNAEAEIKAGKSSGIFGHILYNDNLDECYKSLKNLLGIDNDTPVNGVEVEGINLPKEHTVTKMEDKILIQETGEAAKNIRIVLDLSSINGGAPGRTRGIGLGTLKSS
- the LOC130494580 gene encoding guanylate kinase 2-like isoform X2, whose translation is MGGAPAFFVDHLENGHTNGDSSVEIGDRSYVIGGSHEGNPLFLGVQIHDKITNKWSSPTVLGTGPKPCKAYSAFVLKQGRILFIKKGSASDDSIWFLEVDSPFVREQRKLLGKEVVAWSKGVRGNAEKPIVISGPSGVGKGTLITMLMKEFPSMFGFSVSHTTRSPRCMEKNGVHYHFTDKNVMEKEINDGKFLEFASVHGNLYGTSIESVEVVTDSGKRCILDIDVQGARSVKASSLDAMFIFVCPPSMKELEDRLRARGTETEEQIQKRLRNAEAEIKAGKSSGIFGHILYNDNLDECYKSLKNLLGIDNDTPVNGVEVEGINLPKEHTVTKMEDKILIQETGEAAKNMIVLDLSSINGGAPGRTRGIGLGTLKSS
- the LOC108832044 gene encoding acetylglutamate kinase, chloroplastic-like codes for the protein MATVTSNTPPKSFSLSISNPLKPLTPKSPSLRFPPRNNHHRLSINAAVSSPPPNSPSPDYRFEILSESLPFIQKFRGKTIVVKYGGAAMTSPELKASVVSDLVLLACVGLRPILVHGGGPDINRYLKQLNIPAEFRDGLRVTDATTMEIVSMVLVGKVNKNLVSLINAAGATAVGLSGHDGRLLTARPVPNSDQLGFVGEVARVDPSVLRPLVGSGYIPVIASVAADEAGQAYNINADTVAGELAAALGAEKLILLTDVAGILEDREDVGSLVKEIDIKGVKKMIEDGKVGGGMIPKVKCCIRSLAQGVKTASIIDGRRQHSLLHEIMSDEGAGTMITG